The genomic DNA TCTCCTGACCACCTCCCGGATGGCTCCAGGATCATCACCACCGTCAGCAGTCTTCAGAGAGAATCGCCGGTAACTCCGTTTATCCGGGCGGCCCCCAGTGAACCGGACCATCGCCCCGACTGCGGCTGTTCCCTGGAGATGGGAGATATCAAACCCTTCAATCGTCCAGGGAAGCGTGTGCAGCCGGAGTGTTCGCTGCAGTGCATGTACCCGCTCCTCTCCTGAGAACCAGGTGAGATCCACGTTCTTCCCCGCAAGATCGAGGAGTTCCCGTTTTGCACCCTGTTTTGGGATGGTCAGATCCACGTTCTTCCCCCTGATGCTTCGTAAGTACCCGGTGATGGCATCATCAACTGGTTCTGGTATAATAACTTCCGCAGGAACATCGTGGTCGCTGTAGTACTGGACAAGGAATTCCGAAAGGAACTCAGGCGACTCATCGAACCGGTACTCTTCCTTGCCCATGAGCGTCCCGTTTCTCTGGTGGAAGAGGAGAAGGAAGACCTCGCCACCGGATCGCCGGTAGTGTATGACATCCCCGTCACTGGCATGTTTTCGGGCTGTCATCCGGCGGCCGGAGAGGTTTTCAAGGGCAGTGATGGTATCACGGACTGCAATAGCCGACTCATAGTCGCATCCGGATGAGAGCCGCTCCATCTCCTGCTTCAACTCGGCTATCAGGTGCGTGGCTTTCCCTTTCAGGACCAGCTCTGCCTGCCTGACACGCTCCTGGTATTCTTCTTCGGTGACTGTCCCGGTACAGGGTGCCTTGCAGGTTCCGATATGGTAGCGGAGGCATGGGCGTTTTGGAAGACGACGGCATGAACGGATGCCAAAGGTCTTCTTCACCATTGCAAGGAGGCTGTTTCGCTCACGGCCAGAGACAAACGGCCCGAAGTACCTCCCGTCTTGTCCTGTTCTGCGGGCAATGCCGATCCGGGGGTAGGGATCATCTGAGAGGTGGATGAAGGCGTAGCTTTTCGCATCCTTGAGATCGATATTATATTTTGGCTGGTACTGCTTGATCAGGGTATTTTCAAGGATGAGCGCCTCGGTCTCATCATCTGTTGCAATGAAATCAACAGACCTGATTGCATCCACGAGCACGGCTGTCTTTGGATCGGTGGTCTTTTTGGAAAAGTAGCTCTGCACCCTCTTTCTGAGATTTTTTGCCTTGCCGACATAAATGACGCGTTCCTCCCCGTCCCTGAAGAGATAGGATCCGGGAAGCTCAGGTATGGATGCTGCATCAATCATATCTCTAACATTCGCCTGAGAAACGCTCCCGTATGACTCTCTTCAACTGCTGCCACCTCTTCAGGCATGCCTGCAGCAACAATGTGTCCGCCTGCATCGCCTCCTTCTGGTCCAAGGTCGATGATATAGTCTGCAGACTTGACGACATCAAGGTTATGCTCAATCACAACAACAGTGTTTCCTCTCGAAACAAGACTGTCCAGAACAGAGACAAGTTTCTTCACATCATGGAAATGGAGGCCGGTTGTCGGCTCGTCCAGAAGATAGACCGTCTGGCCGGTTGATCGTTTGGCCAGTTCACGAGTGATCTTGATCCGCTGGGCTTCACCGCCGGAGAGGGTTGTGGCGCTTTGGCCAAGTGCGATATATCCAAGGCCCACCTGGCAGAGGGTCTCGAGCTTCTGCCTGATTGAGGGGATGTTCATAAAGAGATCACGTGCCTCCTCGACACTCATCGCAAGAACATCCGCAATTGTCCTGCCCCTGTACCGGACCTCGAGCGTTTCGCGGTTGTATCGCTTTCCTTTGCATTCCTCGCATTCAACAAAGACATCAGGGAGGAAGTGCATCTCGATCTTGATTGTGCCGTCTCCCTGGCATGCCTCGCACCGCCCGCCTCTCACATTGAAGGAGAATCGTCCGGGTTTATACCCCCGCATCTTCGCCTCTTTTGTTTCTGCAAAGATCTTCCGGATGTCATCAAAGACCTTGGTATAGGTGGCCGGGTTTGATCGCGGTGTCCTCCCGATCGGGCTCTGGTCTATCACGATCACCTTGTCGATCTCCTGGTCAAGGGTGAGGGTGCTGAATGCCCCGGGTGTATGGCGTGACTGGTATACCCTGTTCATCAGGGCGGGGTAGAGGGTCTCGTAGATGAGGGTGGATTTGCCTGAACCAGAGACTCCGGTGACGACAGTGAAGAGTCCAAGCGGTATCCCGCAGTCTATTGTTTTGAGATTATGCTCGCTGCACCCTGAAATCCTGATGCACGGGCCGGGTTTACGTCTCTGGTCTGGTACAGGAATCGTCTCGATTCCTCTGAGATACCGTGCAGTCAGTGACTCATCGCTCTTCAGGATCTCAGGCAGTGTCCCGCAGGCAACAATCTCCCCGCCGTGAATCCCTGCTCCGGGGCCCATATCCACGACATAGTCCGCCTGCCTGATGGTATCTTCGTCATGTTCGACAACAATCAGGGTGTTGCCGAGATCCCGGAGCTGTTTGAGGGTCTCAATGAGGCGGTTGTTGTCACGCTGGTGCAGCCCGATTGATGGCTCATCCAGCACATACAGGACGCCCATCAGGTTGGATCCGATCTGGGTTGCCAGCCGGATACGCTGTGCCTCGCCCCCGGAGAGTGTGCCTGCGTTTCGTGAGAGGGTCAGGTAGCCAAGCCCGACCTGTTCGAGGAAGAGGAGACGGGATCGGATCTCTTTTCTGACCTGTCTTGCTATCTCTTCTTCCTGGGTGGTGAGGGGCAGGGTATCAAAGAACGCAAGAGCTTTTGTAATTGAGAGGTTTGTGACGTCCGCAATTGAATGATCATGGATCTTCACGGCCAGGACCTCATTTTTCAGCCGGGAACCGCCGCAGGAGGGGCATGGTGTGACACGCATGAACTTTTCCAGCTCTTCACGCCGGTATTCTGATTTTGTCTCCCGATAGAGACGCTCTGCCTGCGGGATGAGCCCCTCCCACGCGCCAGTATGTGACCATTCGCCCTCACCGTTCTTCATCCGCATCGAGAACCGAATCTTCTCATCAGATCCATGCATCAGTGTATGATACTGTCTCTCTGTCAGGTTCTCAATGGGTGTGGAGATATCAAATCCCTCATGGGCTGCCACTGCTGCCAGGTACTGCATCCGGTAGCCATCGAGGAAGTTTCTGTAGAGTGCAACGGCACCTTCAGTGATAGCAAGCGACCGGTCAGGAATGATCAGATCGGGATCAAACCGCATCCGGATGCCAAGTCCGTTGCAGGTCCCGCATGCTCCAAACGGCGTGTTGAAAGAGAAGAACCGTGGCTGGAGCTCATCAAAGGAGATCCCGCAGATCGGGCAGGCCATTTCTGCAGAGAAGCACTCCTCAGATCCGTCATCATAGACTGCGATTACCAGGCCTCCCGAACGCTTCACTGCGGTTTCGCAAGCCTCGGCAAGCCGTGACGGTTCCTTTGGATCCAGGCGGTCGATGACGATCTCGATATCGTGCTTCACATACCGCTCAAGCGGGATCTCCTCGTCTGTCCGATGGATTGTGCCGTCGACCCTGATCCTGGCAAACCCTTCTGCATCAAGATCCTTAAAGAGCTGTCCGTATGTCCCTTTCTTCTGCCTGACGATCGGTGCCAGGATGGTGATCCTGGCGGATTCTCGTGCCGACATTGCATCAGCAATCTGCTGGGGGGATCGGGATTCAATTCTGATCCCATGCTCCGGACAGAACGGGACTCCTATTCGTGCAAAGAGCAGCCGGAAGTAGTCGTAGATCTCGGTGACGGTTCCAACCGTACTTCTTGGGTTTTTGGAGGTGGTCTTCTGCTCTATTGATATTGCCGGGGATAGCCCTTCGATAGCATCCACATCCGGCTTATTCATCTGCCCGAGGAACTGCCTGGCATATGCCGACAGTGACTCGACATACCTGCGCTGTCCCTCTGCATAGATGGTATCAAATGCAAGTGTGGATTTGCCGGAGCCGGAGACGCCGGTGATCACTATCAGCTGATCCCGGGGGAGCGTCACCATGATATCTTTCAGGTTATGCTCCCGTGCCCCGCGAATAATCAGATCTTTCATTCGTGCTGTACCTGTTGATCACGGTTGGTTATAGGTATAGAGATGGTGTCAACGGTAGTGGCGTCTGAGAAATGATCTGACCTTCTCCGACTCTATCCACCCCTGGTCCAGCTGGTCAAGGTAGCCCCTGATGATCTCAACCTGCATCCTGATCTCCTCTCCGATCGCCTCATCCCCGCAGCACCCCGCGTACCCGAGGATGACGGTGAGGGGGTTCCTGATATGGTCGCCAAGGATGGCGAACTGCTCGATATTCTCCTCTATCTGGCGGTATGCCGTCTGCTTGATCTCAAAGTCCCGCCGCCGCCTGGTTATGTCGCGGGAGATGGAGACGATGACCATACGGTCACCGAGCATCATCCTGTGGGCATTGATCTCGACCGGGCAGAGCGTTCCATCTGATCTCACCTGCTCGGTCTCAAAGAGGATCTGATCAGAGACGAGGAGCTTCTTCACCTCTCTCAGGATCCCGCCCACCCGCCTGGGAGGGACGATATCGAGCGGAGATCTGGACCTGAGTTCATCCCTTGAGTACCCGAGCCTCCGGCAGGCGATATCATTTACCTCGATGAATGCCTTGGGCTCACCAGTACTGCTGATGGTATAGACGACGATCCCGTCATAACCCCCATGGAAGAGGAGGCGGTACTTCTCCTCACTCTCCCGCTGCTTCGCAAGAGCCGTCTTCCAACGGGTGATCTGCCTGAAAAACCAGAGTGTTTTGCCATCTTCTCTCTTTTGGATGGAGAGTTCGTACCACTGCTTCTCACCGGATGGTGACTGTAGCAGAAGCTCCTTTCCCCTGAGCGGGATCATTCCGGGGAGGGGGCCCAAAATCTCTGCAATCTCTGCCTGATCATCAATCCCACTCTGTCTGAGTATGGATCGGATCATCTGATCCGGATTGGGATAATCGCCCCTCTCCTCTCCGGCAAGCCTCCTGATTGTATCATTTGCATAGATGATCGAATCTTTATCTGAGATCAGGATGCCATCCTCACGTGCATCTCCGATCATTGACAGCAGGGGGGTGTTCATGCTGGTAGTATACTTCCACCTTAATTTTAAAAAAGTTTCTTCTGAATATCTATAAATCCGGAGCGCCAGATTCTCTTCCATGAAGATCCTTGCACTCAATGGGAGCCCGAGGGGGTACCAGAGCTCAACACGGCGCCTTCTGGCTGCTGCCTGCAAAGGAGCGTCAGAGGCAGGTGCAGAGACAAAAATCCTGGATATCTGTGAACTTGAGATCCAGTACTGCAATGCCTGCGGTACATGCTACAGAACCGGGTCATGCATCCTTGATGATGACTTCGGGATGGTGTATGGCAGCCTGCTGTCTTCAGATGGTGTCATCTTCTCGTCTCCTGTCTACATCAACTCGGTGACGGCACAGCTCAAGACATTCATTGACCGGCTTGCTGATGCTGTACACTGCCAGCGTCTTGCAGGCAGGTACGGATGCAGCATCTCGACTGCAGGCGGATCGCATGCAGAGGAGGTTGCAACATACCTCAACAGCGTCATCAATACCCTCGGCGGGGTCGCAACCGGTTCACTTGGGGTCAATATCATGGGAGATCCAGAAGCTGTGGATTCGGCCCTTTCGATGGCAGAAGCACTCGGCCGTGATCTCTGTGACGCTATAGGCGAGAAACGGAGCTACCCTGACCAGGAGGCGGATCTGTTGGTTCTGCGGCAGCGCATGATCGATCTTGTTCTGGCAAATAAGGATGAATGGAGATCCGAATATGAATACTGGGAGAGCAAGGGGGTATTTTCATAACGTCTGGTTCAGGCCCCCGATTCGCCTGATGATATCCCCGGTGTGGGATCCGTTCCAGTAGAGGCGGCTGCATGACGGGCACCGATAAAACGTGAATCCGTCCGTATCCGGCGGTGCATATGGTGTCTTCTCGATCTCCTCCCTGTCTGCATCCTCAAGTAGTGTGTTGCAGCGCGAGCAGCGGATCAGCCTCACCGAGAGCGTGATAACCCCCTGCTCCTTCAGGTACCGCACCTGGTCAAGAACGTCAGATGCCCCGATATAGATGCCCACATCCCCTGCCCGCACTGCCAGTTCACGATCACGGGTAAGGAGGATACGATCCTCCGCTTCTGCCCATGCTAGCAGGGTGGTGTCTTCACGGGGATCTCCCGGAGGAAGGCTGTCGGCACTCTCGCAGTCATAGCCGAGGAACCGAAGATACCGGGTGAGGGGACCAAGCATCCGGTCAACGAGAAATGCAGGCTCAGGTGTCATGGGAGAAGAACCGGTATCAGGTGGCCGCAGTTGCCACACCGGTTGCCAACAAGACCGGTCAGGTGAGCAGCATGGCCGCCCCTCTGGATCAGATGCTCATTGCATGACGGGCACCAGGTGTCTGTGTAGGCAGATCCCACCACATTGCCGAGATAGGGGTATACCAGTCCCAGTTCCCGTGCCCGCTCATAGATTGCTTCAAGCCGGGGAACCGGTGTCGGTGGCGGATGGTGCATCCGGTAATCCGGGCGGTAGCGGGTGAAATGCATCGGCGTTTCGGGACCAAGGCTTTCGATCACCCAGCTGATCAGGCTGTCAATCTCTGCTGGGTCATCATTTACACCGGGGATGATCAGGCTGACGGTCTCGATATGCATCCCATGCTCATGCGCGCGGATGGTTGCGTCAAGGACCGGCTGGAGTCGGCCGCCACAGACCTTCCTGTAAAAATCGTCATTGAACGCCTTGATATCCACACGGAAGGCAGTAAGCATGGGTGCCAGCTCATCCAGCGCCTCTTCGGTGATATAGCCGTTTGTGACATAGATCGTAGAGAGTCCCTCTCTGCGGGCGATTGTTCCCATATCAAGTGCATATTCGTGCCAGATGGTCGGCTCATTATAGGTCCAGGTGATACTCTCCGCACCTGATTGCTTTGCCATGCTGACACCATCTGCCGGGGGGATCGTCTGAAGCGGGATGGATTCTACGCTTGCCTGGGAGATCTCATGATTCTGGCAGTGGCGGCACCTGAAATTGCAGCCGATTCCGCCAAACGATAAGGTGGATGTCCCGGGAAGAAAATGGAACA from Methanocalculus natronophilus includes the following:
- a CDS encoding flavodoxin family protein — protein: MKILALNGSPRGYQSSTRRLLAAACKGASEAGAETKILDICELEIQYCNACGTCYRTGSCILDDDFGMVYGSLLSSDGVIFSSPVYINSVTAQLKTFIDRLADAVHCQRLAGRYGCSISTAGGSHAEEVATYLNSVINTLGGVATGSLGVNIMGDPEAVDSALSMAEALGRDLCDAIGEKRSYPDQEADLLVLRQRMIDLVLANKDEWRSEYEYWESKGVFS
- the uvrA gene encoding excinuclease ABC subunit UvrA, which codes for MKDLIIRGAREHNLKDIMVTLPRDQLIVITGVSGSGKSTLAFDTIYAEGQRRYVESLSAYARQFLGQMNKPDVDAIEGLSPAISIEQKTTSKNPRSTVGTVTEIYDYFRLLFARIGVPFCPEHGIRIESRSPQQIADAMSARESARITILAPIVRQKKGTYGQLFKDLDAEGFARIRVDGTIHRTDEEIPLERYVKHDIEIVIDRLDPKEPSRLAEACETAVKRSGGLVIAVYDDGSEECFSAEMACPICGISFDELQPRFFSFNTPFGACGTCNGLGIRMRFDPDLIIPDRSLAITEGAVALYRNFLDGYRMQYLAAVAAHEGFDISTPIENLTERQYHTLMHGSDEKIRFSMRMKNGEGEWSHTGAWEGLIPQAERLYRETKSEYRREELEKFMRVTPCPSCGGSRLKNEVLAVKIHDHSIADVTNLSITKALAFFDTLPLTTQEEEIARQVRKEIRSRLLFLEQVGLGYLTLSRNAGTLSGGEAQRIRLATQIGSNLMGVLYVLDEPSIGLHQRDNNRLIETLKQLRDLGNTLIVVEHDEDTIRQADYVVDMGPGAGIHGGEIVACGTLPEILKSDESLTARYLRGIETIPVPDQRRKPGPCIRISGCSEHNLKTIDCGIPLGLFTVVTGVSGSGKSTLIYETLYPALMNRVYQSRHTPGAFSTLTLDQEIDKVIVIDQSPIGRTPRSNPATYTKVFDDIRKIFAETKEAKMRGYKPGRFSFNVRGGRCEACQGDGTIKIEMHFLPDVFVECEECKGKRYNRETLEVRYRGRTIADVLAMSVEEARDLFMNIPSIRQKLETLCQVGLGYIALGQSATTLSGGEAQRIKITRELAKRSTGQTVYLLDEPTTGLHFHDVKKLVSVLDSLVSRGNTVVVIEHNLDVVKSADYIIDLGPEGGDAGGHIVAAGMPEEVAAVEESHTGAFLRRMLEI
- the amrS gene encoding AmmeMemoRadiSam system radical SAM enzyme, producing the protein MTKERPGIARLWMREEDAIRCRLCPHGCLIKEGHAGICCVRKNVEGSLISLTYGKVASAAVDPIEKKPLFHFLPGTSTLSFGGIGCNFRCRHCQNHEISQASVESIPLQTIPPADGVSMAKQSGAESITWTYNEPTIWHEYALDMGTIARREGLSTIYVTNGYITEEALDELAPMLTAFRVDIKAFNDDFYRKVCGGRLQPVLDATIRAHEHGMHIETVSLIIPGVNDDPAEIDSLISWVIESLGPETPMHFTRYRPDYRMHHPPPTPVPRLEAIYERARELGLVYPYLGNVVGSAYTDTWCPSCNEHLIQRGGHAAHLTGLVGNRCGNCGHLIPVLLP
- a CDS encoding PAS domain S-box protein, encoding MNTPLLSMIGDAREDGILISDKDSIIYANDTIRRLAGEERGDYPNPDQMIRSILRQSGIDDQAEIAEILGPLPGMIPLRGKELLLQSPSGEKQWYELSIQKREDGKTLWFFRQITRWKTALAKQRESEEKYRLLFHGGYDGIVVYTISSTGEPKAFIEVNDIACRRLGYSRDELRSRSPLDIVPPRRVGGILREVKKLLVSDQILFETEQVRSDGTLCPVEINAHRMMLGDRMVIVSISRDITRRRRDFEIKQTAYRQIEENIEQFAILGDHIRNPLTVILGYAGCCGDEAIGEEIRMQVEIIRGYLDQLDQGWIESEKVRSFLRRHYR
- the uvrC gene encoding excinuclease ABC subunit UvrC, which codes for MIDAASIPELPGSYLFRDGEERVIYVGKAKNLRKRVQSYFSKKTTDPKTAVLVDAIRSVDFIATDDETEALILENTLIKQYQPKYNIDLKDAKSYAFIHLSDDPYPRIGIARRTGQDGRYFGPFVSGRERNSLLAMVKKTFGIRSCRRLPKRPCLRYHIGTCKAPCTGTVTEEEYQERVRQAELVLKGKATHLIAELKQEMERLSSGCDYESAIAVRDTITALENLSGRRMTARKHASDGDVIHYRRSGGEVFLLLFHQRNGTLMGKEEYRFDESPEFLSEFLVQYYSDHDVPAEVIIPEPVDDAITGYLRSIRGKNVDLTIPKQGAKRELLDLAGKNVDLTWFSGEERVHALQRTLRLHTLPWTIEGFDISHLQGTAAVGAMVRFTGGRPDKRSYRRFSLKTADGGDDPGAIREVVRRRYSRLIREGRDLPDLVVIDGGKAQLYAAEAELQKLGSAIPVIAIAKREEEIWMPKIPYPLPITPDSPESLLIQEIRDEAHRFALSYNRILRRKKVIP
- a CDS encoding Mut7-C RNAse domain-containing protein is translated as MTPEPAFLVDRMLGPLTRYLRFLGYDCESADSLPPGDPREDTTLLAWAEAEDRILLTRDRELAVRAGDVGIYIGASDVLDQVRYLKEQGVITLSVRLIRCSRCNTLLEDADREEIEKTPYAPPDTDGFTFYRCPSCSRLYWNGSHTGDIIRRIGGLNQTL